The sequence AATCTTGCTAGGCGCGCCATGGCCTCCAACGGGGTCAAACTGCAATACTGTCTCGCCCTGACCGCCAAGAATTTCCTTCGCGAAATTGCGTGCTTTTGCCAGCGGTCCCATCATCATCGGCATGTTGGTGTCCGGAGCCGTCTTGAGGGACACGGCTTGGCCATTCGAAAAGTCCACCAACACCTCGGCGCGCTCGCCCGGCGCAAGTGTGAGCGAGCTGACGCTGATGGGGCGATCGAGAAGACCGCCCTCGCTTGCGATCCAGTGAAACGTTCGATTGTCGCTGAACGAAAGGTCATAGATTCTGGCATTAGACCCATTTACGAGCCGCAGACGCACCAATCGATTTGGAACACGCGCCGTGGCGTTCGGGGTGCCATTGGACAAGATGGTATTGCCACGACGTCCCTGCATCATCGTCATCATTCCTTGCGGGACCACCATTAGCCCGTCCTCGAACTGCCTGTCTTGAATGACCACGGGAAGGTCATCGACACCGTACTCAGAGGGTAAAGCAAGAGCCCGCTCGGCCTCATCGGTAACAAGCAGCAAGCCTGCCAGCCCGGAATACACCTGCACTCCAGTCCGCCCGTGAACGTGGGAATGATAGAACAGCGTGGCGGCTGGCTGGCGAATAGGCAGCACCGGACGCCAGACGTTACCAGCGGTGATGATCCGGTGGGGTCCGCCATCGAGTTCGGCTGGAATGAGAAGGCCGTGCCAATGAACCGTGGTGTCTTCGTTCAGCGTGTTGGTCACGGCAATCTCAACGTCGTCCCCCTGATAGACACGGATTGAAGGACCAAGGTAGCTCCCACTGTACCCGAGACTAGCGCTCGCTCGTCCCGGAAAGAATTCAGTCGTGCCCGCTTGCACGCGTAGCGCAACCGCGTTGCCTTCTTTCCGCGCGTCAATAAGTGGAGGCATCCGCAGGGGCTGCCGTTCCGCTGCCGCATCCGCCGCGGTCCAATCGGCATAATAGGACGTGAAGGCGCCTGCGCCGATAACCCCAGCACCGGCAAGAAAGGATCGGCGGTTGAATTTCATCGGTACGCCTGCGGTTCAATGGATGTCATTCGAACGCCCACGTGCTGATGAGAAACAGATATGGCGGCCGAAAAAATTAGCAATATCTAATATTATATCAGAACCCTGGGCTCAATCGCGGGAGAAGAACCCAACGGTCATCCGAGATATCGACCAGGCGTCCCTTTGCGGCTAACGCGCATTTAAGGCCTGTTTCGGCCACCTTCCGTGACGCGAATAGAGTATCCGGACTGGCATCTGCACGAGGCCTCTTGAATTAATATCATAACACACTAAATTAGCAATTACTAATGCAATGCAAGTGACAAAGTGACGACTATGCTGAATCTCGCGGACTTTGAGAAAAGCGCCATGGAAGTGGCGGGCATTCTCCGCGCGCTCGCGAATGAGCGTCGGTTGATGATTCTTTGCCAGCTGGTCGAATACGGCGAAGCGACCGTGGGTTCCCTCGTCGATGCAGTCGGCATTAGCCAATCCGCGCTGTCTCAACATCTTGCGAAAATGCGCGACGAGGGAATCGTCACGTTTCGACGAGATTCCCACACGGTTTGGTACCGAATCGCGGACGGGCGGATTGAAGAGCTTTTTGCAACGCTTCATCGGCTGTTTTGTAAGCCGGTCAGAAAATCAGGAAAACGCAAATGACCACACATCATGATCCACAGGAAGCATTGCGCTTGATCAATGAAGAGGGGGCCTTGCTCATCGACGTGCGCGAACCGGACGAACATGCGCGCGAGCGTATCCCAAATGCCAAGCCTGTTCCATTGTCCCGCCTTACCGCTCCGCTGGATCGGCACGAGGCGCAGCTGCTGATCTTTCACTGCCGGTCAGGAAGCCGAACCGGTGCAGCGGCGGAAAAGCTCGCGGTCGCTGCCGGCGGCGACGCACACATTCTACGTGGCGGACTGAACGCCTGGAAAGCGGCCGGGCTGCCGGTTCTCAAGGATACCCGCCGGCCGATCGAAATAATGCGGCAGGTGCAGATCGCGGCAGGCAGTCTCGTGGTTCTTGGCGTTGGTTTGGGCGCGCTGCTGCATCCGGGGTTCTACGCCCTATCGGGATTCGTCGGCGCCGGTCTGATCTTCGCAGGGAGCACCGGCACCTGCGTTATGGCCCGAATTCTCGCGTTTGCTCCGTGGAATCGAATGGCTCAGGCGTAACAGGGAGCGTTGCTGAGCCATGATGGACTTTCCCGTCGGCATTTCGACAACGATTTCGGGCGGAATTGTTGGTCTGGTGCTCGGCCTTGTCGGAGGCGGCGGTTCTATCCTCGCAGTTCCTCTTCTGGTTTACGCTGTCGGGGTCACGTCGCCACATGTCGCTATCGGCACAAGTGCTATTGCGGTCTCACTGAGCGCACTCGGCAACGTGGTGAGCCATGCCCGCGCCGGAAATGTGAAGTGGCGCTGTGCGGCCGTCTTTGCGTCAGCCGGCGTGTTCGGGGCGGTTGCGGGCTCTACGGTGGCCAAAGCGCTCGATGGGCAGAAACTCCTGGTCCTGTTCGGCGCGCTGATGATCATCGTGGGAATCACCATGCTGCGCAGCCGCAGTACGGCGGGGAATCGGGAGGTGCGATTGTCGATGACAACGGCACGCGAGCTTTTACCGCTGCTGCTGGGCATCGGTTTTGCGGTCGGACTGTTGTCGGGTTTCTTCGGAATTGGAGGCGGTTTCCTGATCGTGCCCGGCCTCATGCTTGCGACCGGGATGCCCCTGACGATGGCGATCGGCACCTCTCTCGTTGCCGTCGCAGCATTCGGGGCAGCAACTGCAGCGAGCTATGCAATCTCCGGAATGATCGACTGGCCGATTGCCAGCCTGTTCGTTCTCGGCGGCCTGGTTGGCGGCGTCGCCGGTGTGGCGTTCGGAAAAGCGCTCGCAGCAAGGAAGCGGTCACTCAATCTGACGTTCGCTGGCCTGGTTATTCTGGTCGGCCTCTACGTCGTCGCGCGCGGAACGGTGACGCTGTTCGCGGCTTGAACATCTCTTATCTCCAGGAAAGGACGGTTGCATGGTGAAGTCAGCGTTGCAGGGGCGTCCAATCGTCAAGGGGTTCTTCGACAAACGCACCTTCAGTGTGCAGTATGTTGTCGCGGATCCCGAGACCCGGCACTGCGCCATCATCGACCCTGTTCTCGATTTTGATGAAAAGTCCGGTTCAACAGCTACGTGGTCGACCGATGAGCTACTCGATCATGTGCGGAACGAGGGCTACACGCTCGAATGGATTCTCGACACGCATCCGCATGCCGACCATTTCTCGGCAGCGGCCTATCTCAGGGGCAAAACGGGCGTCCAGACCGCGATCGGCGAAAAGGTCGTCGAAGTGCAGAAGCTCTGGAAAGAAATCTACAATTACTCCGACACCTTCCCGACCGACGGCTCGCAATGGGACAAGCTGTTCGTCGACGGCGAGCGGTTCAAAATCGGCAGTTGTGATGTCGAGGTGATGTTTACGCCGGGGCATACGCTTGCCTCGATCGCCTACGGTGTCGGAGATGCAATCTTCGTTCATGACACCCTGTTCCAACCAGACTTCGGAACGGCACGCGCCGATTTTCCGGGTGGGGATGCGCACGCACTTTGGAGAAGTATCCATAGGATTCTTGCGTTGCCAGAGGACACCAAGGTTTTCACCGGACACGACTACATGCCAGGCGGGCGCCAGCCCGCCTGGGAAAGTACGGTGGGACAGCAGAAATCCGAAAACATTCATCTTAGAGAGGCGAAGACCGAAGCTGAGTTCGTGGCGCTTCGGCAGACTCGTGACAAGAAACTGCCTATGCCGAAACTGATATTGCAATCCCTGCAAGTGAACATTCGAGGCGGTCGGCTGCCCGATCCAGAGTCGAACGGCCGGCGTTATCTCAAAATCCCCCTTGGGGCGCTCGAAAGCGCGCCCTGGAATGAAGGAGACCTCCATGAACATTAAGAGCGCAAAAGAACTCGTCGCCGAGGCCACGGCGGAGGTCGAGACGCTTTCGGCGGACGCCGCCGTGAAACTGATGGACGACCCGAATGTGGTATTCGTCGATGTCCGGGAAACCAACGAGCGACGCAAGACTGGCGTTCTCAAGGGATCGGTGCATGCCTCACGCGGATTCCTAGAATTCCATGCCGACCCCAACAGCCCAACCCATGTCAAGCCGTTGAGCAGCGGCAAGCGGCTGGTGCTCTATTGTGCTTCCGGCAACCGATCAGCGCTGGCTGCGAAGACGCTCAAGAGCATCGGTATCGCCAACGTCTCGCATGTAGCCGGTGGATTCCCGGCGATGCAAAAGGCGGGCGGCGAAACCGAAAGCGCGGCGTGAGTCGGATCGTGACGTACTAGTGCAATCTAAACAGAAGGACCCAAGACAATGATGGACGGTGCAGGCGGAGGAATGATGTTTGGCATGGGCCTCACATGGATTGTCGTCATCGTGGTGCTGGTGTTGGCAGGTGCAGCGCTCGCCAAGTACCTGTCCTCTGGCCGATAAACGAGAGCGTTAATTGGCGTGCGCCTGGGCCGTTCATCTCAAAGATTGAAGAGTGACATTTATTGCGCAATTACAGCGGTTCTCGAAAACAAACTCAAGCTTCTCGGACCTCATTTTTCGCGGTTGCCTCAGCCTCATTTTCATCGTTGGCGGGCTCGGACATTTCGTGGAGCATCGTCAGATGCTTGAGCGGATAGCTGAATCGCCGTGGGCAAATACAATCAACACGATCGGCAATCCATCTGTTTTGCTCTGGGTTTCCGGAGCTATTTTCGTTCCGGCCGGGGTCGCGCTTGCTATCGGTTTTATGACCCGGCTGTCGTCCGTCGCGCTTTTCATGACTCTGGTGCCGATTACGATTACGCTGCACGTGGCTCCCGGCCACGCCGGGCCGTTGTTCACGAATATAGCTATCCTTGGCGCGTTGATTCATTTCGCCTTTAACGGATCGGGTGCGATTGCAATCGACCGCGCGTTAGCTTTAGCCGTTGAACCTACTGTGGACGGGAGTGCTACGAATCGTGCGAAGGCGAGCTAGGAAATAGCTCTCGGTCGCGGCTGGAGTCACCGCGACGGCCGGTGCTGCTGCCGCCGACTGAACGCGGCTAGTGGTAGGCGTGCTGTCGTTCGACCCGAGCCATTCGCGATGTCAGTGAACCTTAGCTGTCGAACGGCGTTAACAGCGAAGCTAACCCCGCATATTTTACCGCGCCTGGAGAAACGCTCATGAGCTACCATTTTTCTAAGACTGTCGATTTGCCGATGGAAGCCGCCGTTTCTGCGACTACCGAAGCCTTGAAGAAACATGGTTTTGGTGTGCTCACCGAGATTGATGTGCAGCAAACATTAAAGAAGAAGCTGGATGTGGACTTTCATCCTTACCGTATCCTAGGCGCTTGCAACCCAAAAATGGCGTACCAAGCGCTCCAGGCTGAGGATAAAATAGGCACCATGCTTCCTTGCAATGTTGTCCTGCAAGAGCGTGATTCGGGTCGTACTGAAATTTCAGCTGTGGATCCGGTAGCGTCTATGCAAGCAATCGAGAACCCCAAGCTCGCTGGAATTGCAGCAAGCGTCCGCGCTGCGCTGCAGGAAGTAATTGCAGACATTGGAGCCAAGCAAGCTCCGCCAGCGTAGCGGAGGTCGAATGACACAATCCTGCAATCTGACAGTTATTCAGATCAACGACACACATGGCTACCTGGAACCCCATCCAGAGCTTGTCTGGAGCGGAAGCAAAGCGTCTTACCCCACGCTCGGAGGATACGCGCGAATCGCTTCGCTGTTAAATTCCGCGCGTCGTGAAAATCCTGGCAATGTCTTGGTTCTCGACAATGGTGATACGTTTCATGGGACATACCCCGCCGCCGTAAGTCGCGGTGAAGCTTTGATCCCGCTCGTCAACGCGCTGAAACTCGACGCTATGACGGCGCATTGGGAGTTTGCCTGGGGCCCCGCGCACTTCCGCAAGGTGGTCGATCGGCTTGACCACCCGATGCTCGCCATCAACTGCTACGACAAGGCGACCGGTGATCGAGCTTTTCCCGCATCCGTGGCTCTCGAGTGCGCCGGACTGCGCGTCGGCGTGATCGGAATCGCAGCCACAATCCTTGACAAAAGCATGCCGCCACATTTCAGCGAGGGCCTCCGCTTCACCTTGGGTCTAGATGAGCTACCTGCAGAGATCAATCGGCTAAAGTGCGCCGAGAGAGTCGACCTGATTGTCGTATTGTCGCATTTGGGTTTTCCTCAAGATGTCAAACTCGCGGCCTCCGTTAAG is a genomic window of Alphaproteobacteria bacterium containing:
- a CDS encoding DoxX family protein, encoding MTFIAQLQRFSKTNSSFSDLIFRGCLSLIFIVGGLGHFVEHRQMLERIAESPWANTINTIGNPSVLLWVSGAIFVPAGVALAIGFMTRLSSVALFMTLVPITITLHVAPGHAGPLFTNIAILGALIHFAFNGSGAIAIDRALALAVEPTVDGSATNRAKAS
- a CDS encoding rhodanese family protein, whose protein sequence is MTTHHDPQEALRLINEEGALLIDVREPDEHARERIPNAKPVPLSRLTAPLDRHEAQLLIFHCRSGSRTGAAAEKLAVAAGGDAHILRGGLNAWKAAGLPVLKDTRRPIEIMRQVQIAAGSLVVLGVGLGALLHPGFYALSGFVGAGLIFAGSTGTCVMARILAFAPWNRMAQA
- a CDS encoding MBL fold metallo-hydrolase; protein product: MVKSALQGRPIVKGFFDKRTFSVQYVVADPETRHCAIIDPVLDFDEKSGSTATWSTDELLDHVRNEGYTLEWILDTHPHADHFSAAAYLRGKTGVQTAIGEKVVEVQKLWKEIYNYSDTFPTDGSQWDKLFVDGERFKIGSCDVEVMFTPGHTLASIAYGVGDAIFVHDTLFQPDFGTARADFPGGDAHALWRSIHRILALPEDTKVFTGHDYMPGGRQPAWESTVGQQKSENIHLREAKTEAEFVALRQTRDKKLPMPKLILQSLQVNIRGGRLPDPESNGRRYLKIPLGALESAPWNEGDLHEH
- a CDS encoding winged helix-turn-helix transcriptional regulator, whose protein sequence is MLNLADFEKSAMEVAGILRALANERRLMILCQLVEYGEATVGSLVDAVGISQSALSQHLAKMRDEGIVTFRRDSHTVWYRIADGRIEELFATLHRLFCKPVRKSGKRK
- a CDS encoding sulfite exporter TauE/SafE family protein; protein product: MMDFPVGISTTISGGIVGLVLGLVGGGGSILAVPLLVYAVGVTSPHVAIGTSAIAVSLSALGNVVSHARAGNVKWRCAAVFASAGVFGAVAGSTVAKALDGQKLLVLFGALMIIVGITMLRSRSTAGNREVRLSMTTARELLPLLLGIGFAVGLLSGFFGIGGGFLIVPGLMLATGMPLTMAIGTSLVAVAAFGAATAASYAISGMIDWPIASLFVLGGLVGGVAGVAFGKALAARKRSLNLTFAGLVILVGLYVVARGTVTLFAA
- a CDS encoding DUF302 domain-containing protein, whose protein sequence is MSYHFSKTVDLPMEAAVSATTEALKKHGFGVLTEIDVQQTLKKKLDVDFHPYRILGACNPKMAYQALQAEDKIGTMLPCNVVLQERDSGRTEISAVDPVASMQAIENPKLAGIAASVRAALQEVIADIGAKQAPPA
- a CDS encoding rhodanese-like domain-containing protein yields the protein MNIKSAKELVAEATAEVETLSADAAVKLMDDPNVVFVDVRETNERRKTGVLKGSVHASRGFLEFHADPNSPTHVKPLSSGKRLVLYCASGNRSALAAKTLKSIGIANVSHVAGGFPAMQKAGGETESAA
- a CDS encoding multicopper oxidase domain-containing protein, with translation MKFNRRSFLAGAGVIGAGAFTSYYADWTAADAAAERQPLRMPPLIDARKEGNAVALRVQAGTTEFFPGRASASLGYSGSYLGPSIRVYQGDDVEIAVTNTLNEDTTVHWHGLLIPAELDGGPHRIITAGNVWRPVLPIRQPAATLFYHSHVHGRTGVQVYSGLAGLLLVTDEAERALALPSEYGVDDLPVVIQDRQFEDGLMVVPQGMMTMMQGRRGNTILSNGTPNATARVPNRLVRLRLVNGSNARIYDLSFSDNRTFHWIASEGGLLDRPISVSSLTLAPGERAEVLVDFSNGQAVSLKTAPDTNMPMMMGPLAKARNFAKEILGGQGETVLQFDPVGGHGAPSKIPERVVERPRADPSKANTRRRFVLNMGMGGMGMGGMMGGGTDSGGGMVINGRPFDMNRIDEKVRLGDTEIWEVSGEMMFHPFHIHGVQFEVLSRNGGKPILRDAGTRDTVVIREPVELLVHFNQPAEIAPFMYHCHILEHEDNGMMGQFRTI